The proteins below are encoded in one region of Cololabis saira isolate AMF1-May2022 chromosome 21, fColSai1.1, whole genome shotgun sequence:
- the smarca4a gene encoding SWI/SNF related, matrix associated, actin dependent regulator of chromatin, subfamily a, member 4a isoform X2 has translation MSTPDPPMGGTPRPGPSPGPGPSPGGMMGPSPGPSPGSAHSMMGPSPGPPGSGHPHPPQGPSGYPQDNMHQMHKPMETMHEKGMPDDPRYGQMKGMGMRPGGHSGMGPPPSPMDQHSQGYPSPLGGSEHAPSPVPANGPPSGPGAGPMEGTGDPNQVMGQPTRSGPQGPVGPPGPVGGPGGAGGPTPFNQNQLHQLRAQIMAYKMLARSQPIPDHLQMAVQGKRPMPGMQQPPMPNMPPSAGPGSAPGAGPGPAQANYNRPHGMVGPNMVPPGPAGVPPGMQGQPANGPPKSWPDGPIVNAATPSNPPQKLIPPQPTGRPSPAPPSVPPAASPVMPPQTQSPGQPAQPPPMMLHQKQNRITPIQKPRGLDPVEILQEREYRLQARITHRIQELENLPGSLAGDLRTKATIELKALRLLNFQRQLRQEVVVCMRRDTALETALNAKAYKRSKRQSLREARITEKLEKQQKIEQERKRRQKHQEYLNSILQHAKDFKEYHRSITAKLQKATKAVATYHANTEREQKKENERIEKERMRRLMAEDEEGYRKLIDQKKDKRLAYLLQQTDEYVANLTELVRAHKAAQALKEKKKKKKKRPEPVEGGAAALGPDGEPLDETSQMSDLPVKVIHVDSGKILTGVDAPRAGQLEAWLEMNPGYEVAPRSDSEESSSEEEDEDEDEEEEQQPHSIAASTEDKKKIPDPDSEEVSEVDVMHIIEHAKQDVDDEYGSASFNRGLQSYYAVAHAVTEKVDKQSSLLVNGQLKQYQIKGLEWLVSLYNNNLNGILADEMGLGKTIQTIALITYLMELKRLNGPFLIIVPLSTLSNWVYEFDKWAPSVVKVSYKGSPAARRAFIPILRSGKFNVLLTTYEYIIKDKQVLAKLRWKYMIVDEGHRMKNHHCKLTQVLNTHYLAPRRVLLTGTPLQNKLPELWALLNFLLPTIFKSCSTFEQWFNAPFAMTGEKVDLNEEETILIIRRLHKVLRPFLLRRLKKEVEAQLPEKVEYVIKCDMSALQRVLYRHMQAKGVLLTDGSEKDKKGKGGTKTLMNTIMQLRKICNHPFMFQHIEESFSEHLGFTGGIVSGPDLYRASGKFELLDRILPKLRATNHKVLLFCQMTSLMTIMEDYFAYRSFKYLRLDGTTKAEDRGMLLKTFNDPASEYFVFLLSTRAGGLGLNLQSADTVIIFDSDWNPHQDLQAQDRAHRIGQQNEVRVLRLCTVNSVEEKILAAAKYKLNVDQKVIQAGMFDQKSSGCERRAFLQAILEHEEQDEVGARGGCSTRGAWEEDEVPDDETVNQMIARSEEEFEQFMRMDLDRRREDARNPKRKPRLMEEDDLPGWILKDDAEVERLTCEEEEEKMFGRGSRQRKEVDYSDSLTEKQWLKAIEEGNLEDIEEEVRHKKTTRKRKRDRDHDCGPATPSSSGGRGRDKDEEVKKAKKRGRPPAEKLSPNPPSLTKKMKKIVDAVIKYKDGNGRQLSEVFIQLPSRKELPEYYELIRKPVDFRKIKERIRSHKYRSLNDLEKDVMLLCQNAQTFNLEGFQIYEDSIVLQSVFTSVRQKIEKEDESEGEDSEEEEEEVDEGSESESRSVKVKIKLSRREKGDRGGKGQRRRGRGARAKPVVSDDDSEEEQEEERSASGSDDD, from the exons ATGTCCACTCCTGACCCCCCGATGGGAGGGACACCACGGCCCGGTCCCTCCCCAGGCCCAGGGCCATCTCCGGGAGGCATGATGGGCCCGAGTCCAGGTCCCTCTCCTGGCTCGGCCCACAGCATGATGGGGCCGAGCCCAGGACCTCCAGGATCTGGACACCCCCACCCTCCACAGGGACCCTCAGGATATCCTCAGGACAACATGCATCAGATGCACAAA CCCATGGAAACCATGCATGAAAAGGGAATGCCTGATGACCCCCGCTATGGGCAGATGAAGGGTATGGGCATGAGACCAGGGGGACACAGTGGGATGGGACCCCCTCCAAGCCCCATGGATCAACATTCCCAAG GTTACCCGTCTCCACTGGGAGGCTCAGAGCATGCTCCCAGCCCGGTCCCTGCCAACGGCCCTCCCTCCGGCCCCGGCGCCGGCCCTATGGAGGGAACCGGGGACCCTAACCAGGTGATGGGTCAACCGACCCGCAGCGGCCCTCAGGGTCCAGTAGGACCGCCCGGCCCAGTAGGTGGACCGGGCGGTGCTGGTGGACCCACTCCTTTCAACCAGAACCAGCTGCATCAACTCAGGGCTCAGATCATGGCCTACAAGATGCTGGCACGCAGTCAGCCCATTCCAGATCACCTGCAGATGGCTGTGCAGGGGAAGAGGCCCATGCCAGGGATGCAGCAGCCGCCCATGCCCAACATGCCTCCGTCTGCAGGGCCTGGAAGTGCCCCCGGGGCGGGACCAGGACCTGCCCAGGCCAACTACAATAGACCACACG gtaTGGTGGGTCCTAACATGGTCCCCCCTGGACCTGCAGGAGTTCCCCCAGGTATGCAAGGCCAACCTGCAAATGGACCCCCAAAATCATGGCCCGACG GACCAATTGTGAATGCCGCTACACCATCCAACCCTCCTCAGAAGTTAATCCCACCTCAGCCTACTGGCAGACCTTCTCCTGCTCCTCCATCTGTGCCCCCGGCCGCCTCCCCAGTCATGCCTCCTCAGACTCAGTCCCCCGGGCAGCCTGCACAGCCCCCGCCCATGATGCTACACCAGAAACAGAACCGCATAACCCCCATCCAAAAACCCCGTGGGCTGGACCCAGTAGAGATCCTCCAAGAGAGAGAGTACAG gCTGCAAGCTCGTATTACTCACCGTATACAGGAGCTGGAAAACCTGCCTGGATCGCTAGCTGGTGACTTGCGCACAAAGGCCACCATTGAGCTCAAAGCACTGAGGCTGCTGAACTTCCAGAGACag CTGCGCCAGGAGGTGGTAGTTTGCATGCGTCGTGACACCGCGCTGGAAACCGCCCTTAATGCTAAAGCCTACAAACGTAGTAAACGGCAGTCGCTGCGAGAGGCTCGCATCACCGAGAAGCTTGAGAAGCAGCAGAAGATTGAACAAGAGCGCAAACGTCGCCAGAAGCACCAG GAATACCTCAACAGCATACTGCAGCATGCCAAGGACTTTAAGGAGTACCACCGCTCCATCACAGCGAAGCTCCAGAAGGCCACTAAAGCAGTGGCCACTTACCATGCAAACACTGAGCGTGAGCAGAAGAAAGAGAACGAGCGCATTGAGAAGGAGCGAATGCGGAGGCTGATG GCTGAAGATGAAGAAGGTTATCGAAAACTTATTGACCAAAAGAAAGACAAGCGCCTGGCCTACCTGCTGCAGCAGACCGATGAATACGTGGCCAATCTCACCGAGTTGGTGCGAGCCCACAAAGCTGCACAAGCTCttaaggagaagaagaagaagaaaaagaagagg CCCGAGCCTGTGGAGGGAGGTGCTGCTGCTTTAGGGCCCGATGGAGAG CCTTTAGATGAAACTAGTCAAATGAGTGACCTTCCAGTCAAAGTCATTCACGTGGACAGTGGCAAGATCCTGACGGGTGTGGACGCACCGAGGGCTGGCCAGCTAGAGGCCTGGCTTGAAATGAATCCAGG ATATGAAGTAGCGCCCCGTTCAGACAGTGAAGAGAGTAGTTCAGAAGAAGAGGACGAGGATGAG GATGAAGAAGAAGAGCAGCAGCCTCATTCCATTGCAGCTTCAACTGAAGATAAGAAGAAGATCCCAGATCCTGATAGCGAGGAAGTGTCAGAAGTGGATGTCATGCACATCATTGA ACATGCCAAGCAAGATGTGGACGATGAGTACGGCAGTGCAAGTTTCAACCGAGGCCTGCAGTCTTACTACGCTGTAGCTCATGCTGTCACCGAGAAAGTGGACAAACAGTCGTCCCTGCTGGTCAACGGGCAGCTCAAGCAATACCAG ATTAAAGGTCTGGAGTGGCTGGTGTCGCTGTACAACAACAACTTGAATGGCATCCTGGCTGATGAAATGGGTCTCGGAAAAACCATCCAGACTATCGCACTTATCACATACCTCATGGAGTTAAAACGCCTCAATGGACCCTTCCTGATCATTGTACCTCTCTC AACTTTATCAAACTGGGTCTACGAGTTCGATAAGTGGGCGCCATCTGTTGTGAAAGTCTCCTACAAG GGATCTCCAGCGGCTCGACGTGCATTTATCCCAATCTTGCGAAGCGGCAAGTTCAATGTGCTGCTCACCACATACGAGTATATCATTAAAGATAAGCAGGTCTTGGCTAAG CTCCGTTGGAAGTACATGATTGTGGACGAAGGTCATCGTATGAAAAACCACCACTGTAAGCTGACCCAGGTCCTGAACACACACTACTTGGCCCCGCGGCGTGTGCTGCTCACGGGGACTCCCCTGCAGAACAAGCTACCGGAGCTCTGGGCCCTGCTCAACTTCCTGCTGCCCACCATCTTCAAGAGCTGCAGCACCTTCGAGCAGTGGTTCAACGCCCCCTTCGCCATGACCGGAGAAAAG GTTGACCTGAATGAAGAAGAAACCATCCTGATCATTCGACGTTTACACAAAGTGCTCCGGCCGTTCCTGCTGCGCAGACTCAAGAAGGAGGTCGAGGCCCAGCTGCCAGAGAAG GTGGAGTATGTGATCAAGTGCGACATGTCGGCCTTGCAGAGAGTCCTGTACAGACACATGCAGGCTAAAGGAGTCCTGCTCACTGATGGGTCCGAAAAAGACAAGAAG ggTAAAGGTGGCACAAAGACCCTGATGAACACTATCATGCAGCTGAGGAAGATTTGCAACCATCCCTTCATGTTCCAGCACATTGAG GAGTCCTTCTCTGAGCACCTTGGTTTTACTGGTGGAATCGTGAGCGG TCCTGATCTGTATCGTGCCTCTGGAAAGTTTGAGCTGCTGGATCGCATCCTGCCCAAGCTGAGGGCCACCAACCACAAAGTGCTGCTCTTCTGTCAGATGACCTCCCTCATGACCATCATGGAGGACTACTTTGCATACCGCAGTTTCAAGTACCTGCGTCTGGACG GAACCACCAAAGCAGAGGACCGTGGTATGCTGCTAAAGACCTTCAATGACCCGGCCTCTGAGTACTTTGTGTTCCTGCTCAGTACCAGAGCAGGAGGTTTGGGTCTGAACCTGCAGTCGGCCGATACTGTAATCATTTTTGACAGCGACTGGAACCCTCATCAG GACTTGCAGGCTCAGGACAGAGCTCACCGTATCGGTCAGCAAAATGAAGTGCGCGTGCTCCGCCTGTGCACGGTCAACAGCGTGGAAGAAAAGATCCTGGCCGCCGCCAAGTACAAACTGAACGTTGACCAGAAAGTCATCCAGGCCGGCATGTTCGACCAGAAGTCCTCCGGTTGTGAGCGCCGGGCCTTCTTACAGGCCATTCTGGAGCACGAGGAACAGGACGAGGTCGGGGCTCGAGGCGGCTGCAGCACTAGGGGGGCGTGG GAGGAAGACGAAGTGCCAGATGACGAGACTGTGAATCAAATGATTGCCAGAAGTGAAGAGGAGTTTGAGCAGTTCATG CGCATGGACCTGGACAGACGCCGCGAGGACGCCCGGAACCCCAAGAGGAAACCTCGTCTGATGGAGGAGGACGACCTGCCGGGCTGGATCCTGAAGGACGACGCTGAGGTGGAGAGGCTGACCtgcgaagaggaggaggagaagatgtTTGGGAGGGGCTCCCGTCAGCGGAAGGAGGTGGACTACAGCGACTCGCTCACTGAGAAGCAGTGGCTCAAG GCTATAGAAGAAGGTAATCTGGAGGACATAGAGGAGGAAGTGCGTCACAAAAAGACAACCAGAAAACGAAAGCGAGACCGCGACCACGACTGCGGGCCGGCCACGCCCAGCTCCAGCGGCGGCCGCGGGCGGGACAAGGACGAGGAGGTGAAGAAGGCCAAGAAACGTGGCCGCCCCCCTGCCGAGAAGCTGTCCCCCAACCCCCCGTCCCTCACcaagaagatgaagaagatcGTCGACGCCGTCATCAAATATAAGGACGG CAATGGCCGACAGCTGAGCGAGGTCTTCATCCAGCTGCCGTCTCGCAAAGAGCTGCCAGAGTACTACGAGCTTATCCGCAAGCccgtggacttcaggaagatcAAG GAGAGGATCCGCAGCCACAAGTATCGCAGCCTGAACGACCTGGAGAAGGACGTCATGTTGCTGTGTCAGAACGCCCAGACCTTCAACCTGGAGGG CTTTCAGATCTACGAGGACTCCATCGTGCTCCAGTCCGTCTTCACCAGCGTGAGACAGAAGATCGAGAAAGAGGACGAAAGCGAGGGAGAGGACAgcgaagaagaggaggaggaggtcgaTGAAGGCTCCGAGTCTGAAT CCCGCTCGGTGAAGGTGAAGATTAAACTGAGCCGGAGAGAGAAGGGCGACCGAGGGGGCAAAGGCCAGCGCCGGCGGGGCCGCGGAGCTCGGGCCAAACCTGTGGTCAGCGACGACGACAGTGAAGAGGAACAAGAGGAG GAGCGTTCAGCCAGCGGCAGCGACGACGACTGA
- the smarca4a gene encoding SWI/SNF related, matrix associated, actin dependent regulator of chromatin, subfamily a, member 4a isoform X3, which yields MSTPDPPMGGTPRPGPSPGPGPSPGGMMGPSPGPSPGSAHSMMGPSPGPPGSGHPHPPQGPSGYPQDNMHQMHKPMETMHEKGMPDDPRYGQMKGMGMRPGGHSGMGPPPSPMDQHSQGYPSPLGGSEHAPSPVPANGPPSGPGAGPMEGTGDPNQVMGQPTRSGPQGPVGPPGPVGGPGGAGGPTPFNQNQLHQLRAQIMAYKMLARSQPIPDHLQMAVQGKRPMPGMQQPPMPNMPPSAGPGSAPGAGPGPAQANYNRPHGMVGPNMVPPGPAGVPPGMQGQPANGPPKSWPDGPIVNAATPSNPPQKLIPPQPTGRPSPAPPSVPPAASPVMPPQTQSPGQPAQPPPMMLHQKQNRITPIQKPRGLDPVEILQEREYRLQARITHRIQELENLPGSLAGDLRTKATIELKALRLLNFQRQLRQEVVVCMRRDTALETALNAKAYKRSKRQSLREARITEKLEKQQKIEQERKRRQKHQEYLNSILQHAKDFKEYHRSITAKLQKATKAVATYHANTEREQKKENERIEKERMRRLMAEDEEGYRKLIDQKKDKRLAYLLQQTDEYVANLTELVRAHKAAQALKEKKKKKKKRKPEPVEGGAAALGPDGEPLDETSQMSDLPVKVIHVDSGKILTGVDAPRAGQLEAWLEMNPGYEVAPRSDSEESSSEEEDEDEDEEEEQQPHSIAASTEDKKKIPDPDSEEVSEVDVMHIIEHAKQDVDDEYGSASFNRGLQSYYAVAHAVTEKVDKQSSLLVNGQLKQYQIKGLEWLVSLYNNNLNGILADEMGLGKTIQTIALITYLMELKRLNGPFLIIVPLSTLSNWVYEFDKWAPSVVKVSYKGSPAARRAFIPILRSGKFNVLLTTYEYIIKDKQVLAKLRWKYMIVDEGHRMKNHHCKLTQVLNTHYLAPRRVLLTGTPLQNKLPELWALLNFLLPTIFKSCSTFEQWFNAPFAMTGEKVDLNEEETILIIRRLHKVLRPFLLRRLKKEVEAQLPEKVEYVIKCDMSALQRVLYRHMQAKGVLLTDGSEKDKKGKGGTKTLMNTIMQLRKICNHPFMFQHIEESFSEHLGFTGGIVSGPDLYRASGKFELLDRILPKLRATNHKVLLFCQMTSLMTIMEDYFAYRSFKYLRLDGTTKAEDRGMLLKTFNDPASEYFVFLLSTRAGGLGLNLQSADTVIIFDSDWNPHQDLQAQDRAHRIGQQNEVRVLRLCTVNSVEEKILAAAKYKLNVDQKVIQAGMFDQKSSGCERRAFLQAILEHEEQDEEEDEVPDDETVNQMIARSEEEFEQFMRMDLDRRREDARNPKRKPRLMEEDDLPGWILKDDAEVERLTCEEEEEKMFGRGSRQRKEVDYSDSLTEKQWLKAIEEGNLEDIEEEVRHKKTTRKRKRDRDHDCGPATPSSSGGRGRDKDEEVKKAKKRGRPPAEKLSPNPPSLTKKMKKIVDAVIKYKDGNGRQLSEVFIQLPSRKELPEYYELIRKPVDFRKIKERIRSHKYRSLNDLEKDVMLLCQNAQTFNLEGFQIYEDSIVLQSVFTSVRQKIEKEDESEGEDSEEEEEEVDEGSESESRSVKVKIKLSRREKGDRGGKGQRRRGRGARAKPVVSDDDSEEEQEEERSASGSDDD from the exons ATGTCCACTCCTGACCCCCCGATGGGAGGGACACCACGGCCCGGTCCCTCCCCAGGCCCAGGGCCATCTCCGGGAGGCATGATGGGCCCGAGTCCAGGTCCCTCTCCTGGCTCGGCCCACAGCATGATGGGGCCGAGCCCAGGACCTCCAGGATCTGGACACCCCCACCCTCCACAGGGACCCTCAGGATATCCTCAGGACAACATGCATCAGATGCACAAA CCCATGGAAACCATGCATGAAAAGGGAATGCCTGATGACCCCCGCTATGGGCAGATGAAGGGTATGGGCATGAGACCAGGGGGACACAGTGGGATGGGACCCCCTCCAAGCCCCATGGATCAACATTCCCAAG GTTACCCGTCTCCACTGGGAGGCTCAGAGCATGCTCCCAGCCCGGTCCCTGCCAACGGCCCTCCCTCCGGCCCCGGCGCCGGCCCTATGGAGGGAACCGGGGACCCTAACCAGGTGATGGGTCAACCGACCCGCAGCGGCCCTCAGGGTCCAGTAGGACCGCCCGGCCCAGTAGGTGGACCGGGCGGTGCTGGTGGACCCACTCCTTTCAACCAGAACCAGCTGCATCAACTCAGGGCTCAGATCATGGCCTACAAGATGCTGGCACGCAGTCAGCCCATTCCAGATCACCTGCAGATGGCTGTGCAGGGGAAGAGGCCCATGCCAGGGATGCAGCAGCCGCCCATGCCCAACATGCCTCCGTCTGCAGGGCCTGGAAGTGCCCCCGGGGCGGGACCAGGACCTGCCCAGGCCAACTACAATAGACCACACG gtaTGGTGGGTCCTAACATGGTCCCCCCTGGACCTGCAGGAGTTCCCCCAGGTATGCAAGGCCAACCTGCAAATGGACCCCCAAAATCATGGCCCGACG GACCAATTGTGAATGCCGCTACACCATCCAACCCTCCTCAGAAGTTAATCCCACCTCAGCCTACTGGCAGACCTTCTCCTGCTCCTCCATCTGTGCCCCCGGCCGCCTCCCCAGTCATGCCTCCTCAGACTCAGTCCCCCGGGCAGCCTGCACAGCCCCCGCCCATGATGCTACACCAGAAACAGAACCGCATAACCCCCATCCAAAAACCCCGTGGGCTGGACCCAGTAGAGATCCTCCAAGAGAGAGAGTACAG gCTGCAAGCTCGTATTACTCACCGTATACAGGAGCTGGAAAACCTGCCTGGATCGCTAGCTGGTGACTTGCGCACAAAGGCCACCATTGAGCTCAAAGCACTGAGGCTGCTGAACTTCCAGAGACag CTGCGCCAGGAGGTGGTAGTTTGCATGCGTCGTGACACCGCGCTGGAAACCGCCCTTAATGCTAAAGCCTACAAACGTAGTAAACGGCAGTCGCTGCGAGAGGCTCGCATCACCGAGAAGCTTGAGAAGCAGCAGAAGATTGAACAAGAGCGCAAACGTCGCCAGAAGCACCAG GAATACCTCAACAGCATACTGCAGCATGCCAAGGACTTTAAGGAGTACCACCGCTCCATCACAGCGAAGCTCCAGAAGGCCACTAAAGCAGTGGCCACTTACCATGCAAACACTGAGCGTGAGCAGAAGAAAGAGAACGAGCGCATTGAGAAGGAGCGAATGCGGAGGCTGATG GCTGAAGATGAAGAAGGTTATCGAAAACTTATTGACCAAAAGAAAGACAAGCGCCTGGCCTACCTGCTGCAGCAGACCGATGAATACGTGGCCAATCTCACCGAGTTGGTGCGAGCCCACAAAGCTGCACAAGCTCttaaggagaagaagaagaagaaaaagaagagg AAGCCCGAGCCTGTGGAGGGAGGTGCTGCTGCTTTAGGGCCCGATGGAGAG CCTTTAGATGAAACTAGTCAAATGAGTGACCTTCCAGTCAAAGTCATTCACGTGGACAGTGGCAAGATCCTGACGGGTGTGGACGCACCGAGGGCTGGCCAGCTAGAGGCCTGGCTTGAAATGAATCCAGG ATATGAAGTAGCGCCCCGTTCAGACAGTGAAGAGAGTAGTTCAGAAGAAGAGGACGAGGATGAG GATGAAGAAGAAGAGCAGCAGCCTCATTCCATTGCAGCTTCAACTGAAGATAAGAAGAAGATCCCAGATCCTGATAGCGAGGAAGTGTCAGAAGTGGATGTCATGCACATCATTGA ACATGCCAAGCAAGATGTGGACGATGAGTACGGCAGTGCAAGTTTCAACCGAGGCCTGCAGTCTTACTACGCTGTAGCTCATGCTGTCACCGAGAAAGTGGACAAACAGTCGTCCCTGCTGGTCAACGGGCAGCTCAAGCAATACCAG ATTAAAGGTCTGGAGTGGCTGGTGTCGCTGTACAACAACAACTTGAATGGCATCCTGGCTGATGAAATGGGTCTCGGAAAAACCATCCAGACTATCGCACTTATCACATACCTCATGGAGTTAAAACGCCTCAATGGACCCTTCCTGATCATTGTACCTCTCTC AACTTTATCAAACTGGGTCTACGAGTTCGATAAGTGGGCGCCATCTGTTGTGAAAGTCTCCTACAAG GGATCTCCAGCGGCTCGACGTGCATTTATCCCAATCTTGCGAAGCGGCAAGTTCAATGTGCTGCTCACCACATACGAGTATATCATTAAAGATAAGCAGGTCTTGGCTAAG CTCCGTTGGAAGTACATGATTGTGGACGAAGGTCATCGTATGAAAAACCACCACTGTAAGCTGACCCAGGTCCTGAACACACACTACTTGGCCCCGCGGCGTGTGCTGCTCACGGGGACTCCCCTGCAGAACAAGCTACCGGAGCTCTGGGCCCTGCTCAACTTCCTGCTGCCCACCATCTTCAAGAGCTGCAGCACCTTCGAGCAGTGGTTCAACGCCCCCTTCGCCATGACCGGAGAAAAG GTTGACCTGAATGAAGAAGAAACCATCCTGATCATTCGACGTTTACACAAAGTGCTCCGGCCGTTCCTGCTGCGCAGACTCAAGAAGGAGGTCGAGGCCCAGCTGCCAGAGAAG GTGGAGTATGTGATCAAGTGCGACATGTCGGCCTTGCAGAGAGTCCTGTACAGACACATGCAGGCTAAAGGAGTCCTGCTCACTGATGGGTCCGAAAAAGACAAGAAG ggTAAAGGTGGCACAAAGACCCTGATGAACACTATCATGCAGCTGAGGAAGATTTGCAACCATCCCTTCATGTTCCAGCACATTGAG GAGTCCTTCTCTGAGCACCTTGGTTTTACTGGTGGAATCGTGAGCGG TCCTGATCTGTATCGTGCCTCTGGAAAGTTTGAGCTGCTGGATCGCATCCTGCCCAAGCTGAGGGCCACCAACCACAAAGTGCTGCTCTTCTGTCAGATGACCTCCCTCATGACCATCATGGAGGACTACTTTGCATACCGCAGTTTCAAGTACCTGCGTCTGGACG GAACCACCAAAGCAGAGGACCGTGGTATGCTGCTAAAGACCTTCAATGACCCGGCCTCTGAGTACTTTGTGTTCCTGCTCAGTACCAGAGCAGGAGGTTTGGGTCTGAACCTGCAGTCGGCCGATACTGTAATCATTTTTGACAGCGACTGGAACCCTCATCAG GACTTGCAGGCTCAGGACAGAGCTCACCGTATCGGTCAGCAAAATGAAGTGCGCGTGCTCCGCCTGTGCACGGTCAACAGCGTGGAAGAAAAGATCCTGGCCGCCGCCAAGTACAAACTGAACGTTGACCAGAAAGTCATCCAGGCCGGCATGTTCGACCAGAAGTCCTCCGGTTGTGAGCGCCGGGCCTTCTTACAGGCCATTCTGGAGCACGAGGAACAGGACGAG GAGGAAGACGAAGTGCCAGATGACGAGACTGTGAATCAAATGATTGCCAGAAGTGAAGAGGAGTTTGAGCAGTTCATG CGCATGGACCTGGACAGACGCCGCGAGGACGCCCGGAACCCCAAGAGGAAACCTCGTCTGATGGAGGAGGACGACCTGCCGGGCTGGATCCTGAAGGACGACGCTGAGGTGGAGAGGCTGACCtgcgaagaggaggaggagaagatgtTTGGGAGGGGCTCCCGTCAGCGGAAGGAGGTGGACTACAGCGACTCGCTCACTGAGAAGCAGTGGCTCAAG GCTATAGAAGAAGGTAATCTGGAGGACATAGAGGAGGAAGTGCGTCACAAAAAGACAACCAGAAAACGAAAGCGAGACCGCGACCACGACTGCGGGCCGGCCACGCCCAGCTCCAGCGGCGGCCGCGGGCGGGACAAGGACGAGGAGGTGAAGAAGGCCAAGAAACGTGGCCGCCCCCCTGCCGAGAAGCTGTCCCCCAACCCCCCGTCCCTCACcaagaagatgaagaagatcGTCGACGCCGTCATCAAATATAAGGACGG CAATGGCCGACAGCTGAGCGAGGTCTTCATCCAGCTGCCGTCTCGCAAAGAGCTGCCAGAGTACTACGAGCTTATCCGCAAGCccgtggacttcaggaagatcAAG GAGAGGATCCGCAGCCACAAGTATCGCAGCCTGAACGACCTGGAGAAGGACGTCATGTTGCTGTGTCAGAACGCCCAGACCTTCAACCTGGAGGG CTTTCAGATCTACGAGGACTCCATCGTGCTCCAGTCCGTCTTCACCAGCGTGAGACAGAAGATCGAGAAAGAGGACGAAAGCGAGGGAGAGGACAgcgaagaagaggaggaggaggtcgaTGAAGGCTCCGAGTCTGAAT CCCGCTCGGTGAAGGTGAAGATTAAACTGAGCCGGAGAGAGAAGGGCGACCGAGGGGGCAAAGGCCAGCGCCGGCGGGGCCGCGGAGCTCGGGCCAAACCTGTGGTCAGCGACGACGACAGTGAAGAGGAACAAGAGGAG GAGCGTTCAGCCAGCGGCAGCGACGACGACTGA